The Myxocyprinus asiaticus isolate MX2 ecotype Aquarium Trade chromosome 6, UBuf_Myxa_2, whole genome shotgun sequence region AATGAATTGCAATTGTAATCTACACACTTACCTATCTTGTTCTCATTAAAAGCCTCAAATAATCTAAAATAGTTCTGCTCTCAATTAAAATTCTGTATTCATCTACTCGCACTcgatgttgctccaaacctgtgtgattttctttttccGTGGAATGTAAAAGGAGTTATCTAGCTGAATGTCCCAGCTGCTCtcttgcatacaatgaaagtggatggtgaccagtggctgtcaaggtccaaaaatgacaaataagtatccTGTCATCAAAAGGCAAAACACAGCGACTACATCTTTTGTCAAAACTTAATTATCAGTAATTACTGAAGTCAGGTTTCGTAGAccatctgtcctgtgacagatggggTTGGCTCaattatgctcagattcagaattTACTGCGTTTTTCTTTTATATGGCAGTACCGTAAAGAATGTGTCACTATTTGTCAAAGTCATattatatggttatttttattcttttttaaacttagccactggtcaccatccactttgtaTGGTTAGACGCATCATTTGAGCAACATGAGGGAGAGTTCAGGTacacaatgactgaattttaatttttggatgaactatccctttaacacaaacaaatatttattttacactcCAGTTATGTCCGTCTCAAACCCACAACCTATATCGCAATGACTCAACAATGGCTCATGCTCATAACAGGCCATTTGTGAACATGCAGATAAGACTGTATGTCTGCACAGGTTCAGGCCTGAGTGTTTTCACTGAGCTGGCGAATGCGTTCTGCCAGCTCCAGACAGTGCAGGATCCTCTTCCTCTCCATCTGGAGCGCCGCAGCGGGCACCTCTCCCTGCAGCTTCCTGCCAAACAGCACCAGATCCTGCATGAACAGCCCCACTGGCTCCCTCTGACCAGCGGGGAGCTCTGTGATGGTGCAGTCCTGGAAGCGAAGGTTTATGTGCTTGGCTCTGCCCAGTCCTGGACCCCGTTCTTCGATCCATGTAAGGGGTCTGCATCAGAAAGACAAGGCATTGAATTCTGATACatcacttgtatgccgcttgtttccattgaaaaatagctgcccgagtGCATTACAAAGATGGTGCAGAGTGGattgacttgctaaaaagactttcgGTGTACGTACTTCTGCTGTTGTGTTAAGAAATGTGCCATCATCTTCATGTATTtattctccttctcctcctccaaaGATGCTGCAGTAACTGTGAGCTCTCCGAAAAGATCAACCAACCAGGTCAATCTGGCAATGCCACTGAAAGCCAGGAACCCGAAATCTGGCTTCATGGAACCACCTGAGAAACATAAGGACAAACTACTGGTGGAACTCCTTATAAATAAGagattaaatatatatctttaaaCCCTGTCCTCATCAGGCACGACAAGTATTATTGAGTGACAAAATCAGTCAATCATAACATATTCATTGTGTGGAATACAGCTCTGTTCAGCCGGATTGACCAATGACATTTAAGAGTAGGCGGAGCTACCCACTGAAAAACAAGAGAAGAGTAAACCATGCAACCAACAACATGTCATGTTGCTAGTTGCTTGTCAGGGACACAGCTGGTTTTGACAAATCCAGATTAATTTGGATGTGTGATTTATCAATTATTACCAGTGAAGTGCAGAGTTCCCTCCTCCAATGTCTTTCCAGCGATGTCTTTTTTTAGCTGTTTAAAGTCAGGTGTGAAGAGTTCAATATGTTCTTCATGCAGCACCAGGcctaaaaatgcaatgaaaaaaatgaaataataatttgataTTTTGAAATCAAATAATTATTACTTGAAGCCATGGTCTGTTGATTAGTACACGTGTTCTGTGGagtaaaaaaaatccatatttcAAAGTATTGCGATATTTTACCTCCGGATACAAAGTACGCTATTACTTTACGTTGTTTTTTTCCCTGACACTGATGTGTCTATGCTCTACACTACTTTTATTACTCCACGATGAAGTAAAGCAGTTTGGCACTTGTTGCACAAAGCACAGAAGTCCAATGAAGGTGAATGAGAATCAAATAAGTAATGGATCACAGTTTTAAATCACAGcacacttaaaggtgctgtaagcgatttcagccgttctacttccgcgagactgagccgttggattgccacgccccctctttccaaaacccgcactccaaagataccaaatgagctttattgaggccgacatcgtgcagaaacggttgtcaaaaacaacagcagcaaaatagcgccctcaactgacagctgttatgaacaacatggcttaaaaatggcagtaagtctcaataattcgctgcaactacaacactatgagaatgtgcaaaatgattgacaggtcgaaagcatTGTCCGTGgttcacggacacatttttgtcagctgtcacagagacaggtgagatatcttacaacacttatttcagtaatatctctcagggagtaggaacattttttgtaTACCTTTCCATGGAAATattacttacagcacctttaacaaaaCAAATTGCAATATAATATAGCAACACTGACCAAGACTTCTGCTCACCCTTCTGTTGAGCCAGGTTCCACAGCTCCACTGCAGATGTGTAGCTAAGAGTCATGGGATACTCAACGCACACATGCTTTCCCGCCTCCAAGAACTGCCTGAGATCAAGCAGATGAGAGAGGTTAATTTTAAATACACCCAAACACAATAATTTCTGCCATAAGTTACAGTGAAAAAAATGATCAATCATATGGAAAAAGTCTGTGGGTGTCACCTGATGTGCTCTTCGTGGTTCTTGTTTTCAGTGCATATAAAAGCCGCCTGGATGTCTTCTCTACTCAATGCCTCCTTTATGGAGATCTGTTTCACTCCCTGCTGATCTTCAAGGCTCCTCCTACACAGAGCCAAAAGAACCAATATACAATCAAACACATATATAATTTACGGACAGTCAATGACATTGTCACTATTGTGATTTTGTACTATGTACAACTGCGCTGTTCATATCTTTCACCACCAATCCAGGCATGACGTACTGTATGAAGTCTACAACCACTcaaaacatatttgatgtttaacatATGGGTCACTGACAAAAAAGATCTTCCAAGATGATAAAAAGTAGAAAGCTTTTAAAATTCTAGTTTAAAACGTATGGGTAAAGTTTGCagaaattagtgctgtcagtcgaatAAAATTTGTAATTGCAATTGATGGCATCATTTTTCGTATTTTATCACGATTAATCGCTGATTTTGAAAGtgatgaaatttgacactatacatacttatt contains the following coding sequences:
- the LOC127443175 gene encoding biliverdin reductase A-like, translating into MFGSVVVGVGIAGCVRIRDLLAPLPSSAAEKLAIKGFVSRRSLEDQQGVKQISIKEALSREDIQAAFICTENKNHEEHIRQFLEAGKHVCVEYPMTLSYTSAVELWNLAQQKGLVLHEEHIELFTPDFKQLKKDIAGKTLEEGTLHFTGGSMKPDFGFLAFSGIARLTWLVDLFGELTVTAASLEEEKENKYMKMMAHFLTQQQKPLTWIEERGPGLGRAKHINLRFQDCTITELPAGQREPVGLFMQDLVLFGRKLQGEVPAAALQMERKRILHCLELAERIRQLSENTQA